One Spirochaeta africana DSM 8902 genomic window carries:
- a CDS encoding FlgD immunoglobulin-like domain containing protein has product MKLHLRNTLLNSSRCEAKILKDSRVAQHRVVLVVLIGLIVLLPAGVWGQTHIWRGTADDVWTNDSNWEGGFPPNGANIVIETIVNSPAEVTIVDPINADEFTIRTAFNLTDQALISNTLTINVPVTDVTLDNVDNDFGTVVISDANNVTLVDTNAIILGASTVSGNLDVSAGGNVTQSGIVNVTGTSVFTVAGGSGINLGTEANDFDGAVTFATSAGDIENLLFRNVNDAATLPSVANVTNNVTIEFNNSAIELPAMVVGGALSITAGGDITQSAAITAGATTLDAGANNITLTNAGNEFGALTVTGAVVSITENDDITDGGDWAVTGAVTLNAGGNDITLDQAGSDTGPLTLTGADVTVSRTAAIDIGGGAVTSLTLESENAISDSGTITVSGGLSATTTANDAPITLDDINVTGGTVALTTDGTGNATIDNDSAIAFAASTIGGDFAATAAGDITQNGIVSVTGTSVFTVAGGSDINLGTHENDFDGAVTFATSAGDIENLLFRNVNDAATLPSVANVTNNVTIEFNNSAIELPAMVVGGALSITAGGDITQSAAITAGATTLDAGANNITLTNAGNVFGALTVTGADVSIIENDDITDGGDWAVTGAVTLNAGGNNITLDQAGSETGAMTLTGANVTVSRTAAIEIGGGAVTSLTLVSGNEITDSGMITVNNGLTVTTNDNNAAITLDEINVTGGIVALSTHGTGNATIDNDSAIAFAASTIGGAFSATAGGDITQSAAISAGATTLDAGANNITLINAGNVFGALTVTGADVSITENDDITDGGDWDVTGTVTLDAGTNNIILNQAGSTTGAMDLTGADVTVSRTAAIVLAGVDANDTLVLSCSNSVTQTGAIIAASLELLGAGSYTLSRDDNEVATLAINLTGAGQGVEYRNSDTISLTIGSVNLTNGVSTNDGAVDIRADAGIHISDAANSIFSGGGNIRFRSPVILERDVAVESADGEIHFYSTINADDFSNERVLTINAGTGNVMLDGATGANQALGHVRLLGAASLNGTPATLDLQHQDLYIDAPGSAISLQRNLLVNRLVFYRGTMDNLAGRTIETVSDLVVFGESYNPNDADRNPDSPGNIYFAYPDANTLVYHPGGLGYTEATATFGLLPAANWAVFDDLAGASLIVGANLYVNGADLVGTGDWFLTVQDNSAANFLDDPAYPWGLPYSVVFSSQVSRSQASGGVIAAAVVRDDVNAENEDNHRVTNGGNNTLYAWNDDPLSPTYGQQTSDGWNFGRPHIASAETVYDDVIRVTFTQPIANFNDEIWQQISQLSVHGGERAFSGVFTTLEANGTLSGNLDPDSSDYDEDADELLVLYLQVNYDGSNPEYRWNTDATGDGPVNPGSTDRGRPGAEPEHRETIPDISMLKGVLRSAGGRTAVRNYNNNGFDVFNGTTDEAAPILVAVVAMRAPHHRFDPDQATEQPWDGRNYFHLRYSEPVNIGENAAFAIGAGTPAENFRAQESFGAGEWGGHIPNSDTDVEVTGYFRYSEVFHGGSRDGSATINSLYRAAPMNPSGDHGVTISIAGWSQEDDGRWHWLGYLEELSDPVGQPVSTIGNSRITDAAGNEIIATDDENYDRFPLEIRFVTAANSFDLESLLPGIADAQLPQGEPAHAEELEGWDVDPPAFAVYTGDGEDADGSFFEIVATADETTNLVDGLEFHILDNSQTLWNPQENHPNQRPHEGIRDTSWNSIWKPDGTDEFLAFSIEEYEITPLRNDVNIDFTTAVTNTLFGDNAIEVADDSYFRLNITPSGHPWGLVTELWVSYDESKARITDLAGNLLRMPDGIERMRAIERTPPRISLAILPAGSDRVFLRFSEPVFGYDGEVRRPLEADDFLLSRIDGAPVDAVLETPVSIEIVRTGPPDSDLVDSIWDVYLDLGREVEAGELFELQISAQPGQVVDLVENAMLEDRYKRITDIGIGVIEPVYAVDRIREIEPDTRTPAVTVFDGSETMAPERITLQSQLAEGVSNELPVMLYWALDAPANRRYGSRSQLWLPVVQPGLTDFPLLGARSQAPFARNGQLHSFRLNDEEMASSTELSFVFGVGHLFAARLLDESDYLALAPWSVGLRRPVEQRAGVTILNNVINPDRGENTILQYRLEDPGNVTIQVFNLAGDLIRVLHRGPQGTGRHTVTWDGTNMGGRPVARGIYFVRVVAPGIDEYRRVMVVR; this is encoded by the coding sequence GTGAAGCTACACCTCCGAAACACCCTGCTCAACTCATCTCGATGCGAGGCGAAGATCCTCAAAGACTCTCGTGTAGCACAGCACCGCGTTGTTCTGGTGGTATTGATTGGGCTGATTGTTCTGCTTCCGGCGGGGGTCTGGGGGCAGACGCATATATGGCGAGGTACCGCTGATGATGTGTGGACCAATGACTCAAACTGGGAGGGAGGATTCCCGCCAAATGGGGCAAATATTGTTATCGAAACAATAGTGAACTCTCCAGCAGAAGTCACCATCGTTGATCCAATAAATGCGGACGAATTTACTATTAGAACAGCGTTTAATCTTACCGATCAAGCATTGATTTCTAATACCTTAACCATAAATGTGCCTGTTACTGATGTTACGCTTGATAACGTAGACAACGATTTTGGCACGGTAGTAATCTCTGACGCCAACAATGTGACGCTGGTAGATACCAATGCGATAATACTGGGAGCATCAACGGTCAGCGGTAATCTGGATGTGAGCGCTGGTGGGAACGTTACCCAAAGCGGAATTGTAAATGTTACTGGTACATCAGTATTTACCGTGGCGGGTGGTTCTGGTATCAACTTGGGTACAGAGGCAAACGATTTTGATGGAGCGGTGACCTTTGCTACGAGTGCAGGAGACATCGAGAATCTGTTGTTTCGTAATGTGAACGATGCGGCAACTCTACCGAGTGTGGCGAACGTAACAAACAACGTAACGATTGAGTTTAACAACTCAGCGATTGAGCTGCCGGCGATGGTGGTTGGTGGGGCTTTGAGCATAACCGCCGGAGGCGACATTACGCAAAGTGCAGCAATCACTGCTGGTGCGACCACACTGGATGCTGGAGCGAATAATATCACGCTGACCAATGCAGGGAATGAATTTGGTGCCTTAACAGTAACCGGAGCTGTTGTTTCGATTACCGAGAATGATGATATAACCGACGGCGGTGACTGGGCGGTGACAGGTGCAGTAACTCTGAATGCTGGCGGGAACGATATAACCCTGGATCAAGCTGGCTCTGATACTGGACCGCTGACTCTGACTGGTGCTGATGTGACGGTAAGTCGCACAGCAGCGATAGATATTGGCGGCGGAGCAGTGACCAGTCTGACACTTGAAAGTGAGAATGCGATTAGTGACAGTGGCACAATCACGGTAAGTGGTGGCTTGAGTGCTACGACAACAGCTAACGACGCGCCAATTACCTTGGATGACATAAATGTTACTGGTGGGACAGTGGCGCTTACTACCGATGGTACTGGCAATGCGACGATAGACAATGATAGTGCAATAGCCTTTGCTGCCTCGACAATCGGGGGGGATTTTGCTGCAACTGCTGCTGGTGATATAACCCAAAATGGAATTGTAAGTGTTACGGGTACATCAGTGTTTACCGTGGCGGGTGGTTCTGATATCAACTTGGGTACACATGAAAACGATTTTGATGGAGCGGTGACCTTTGCTACGAGTGCAGGAGACATCGAGAATCTGTTGTTTCGTAATGTGAACGATGCGGCAACTCTACCGAGTGTGGCGAACGTAACAAACAACGTAACGATTGAGTTTAACAACTCAGCGATTGAGCTGCCGGCGATGGTGGTTGGTGGGGCTTTGAGCATAACCGCCGGAGGCGACATTACGCAAAGTGCAGCAATCACTGCTGGTGCGACCACACTGGATGCTGGAGCGAATAATATCACGCTGACCAATGCAGGGAATGTGTTTGGTGCCTTAACGGTAACCGGAGCTGATGTTTCGATTATCGAGAATGATGATATAACCGACGGCGGTGACTGGGCGGTGACAGGTGCAGTAACTCTGAATGCTGGCGGGAACAACATAACCCTGGATCAGGCTGGCTCTGAAACCGGTGCGATGACTCTGACTGGTGCTAATGTGACGGTGAGTCGCACCGCAGCGATTGAGATTGGTGGCGGAGCAGTGACCAGTCTAACGCTTGTGAGTGGGAACGAGATTACCGACAGCGGTATGATTACGGTTAACAATGGACTTACTGTAACGACCAATGACAACAACGCAGCGATAACGCTGGACGAAATAAATGTCACTGGTGGAATAGTTGCACTGAGTACGCATGGTACTGGCAATGCGACGATAGACAATGATAGTGCAATAGCATTTGCTGCCTCGACAATCGGGGGAGCGTTTAGTGCAACCGCCGGAGGCGACATTACTCAAAGTGCAGCAATAAGCGCTGGTGCGACCACACTGGATGCCGGAGCGAACAATATCACGCTGATCAATGCAGGGAATGTGTTTGGTGCCTTAACGGTAACCGGAGCTGATGTTTCGATTACCGAGAATGATGATATAACCGACGGCGGTGACTGGGATGTTACAGGTACGGTAACCCTGGATGCCGGCACAAATAATATCATCTTGAATCAAGCTGGCTCTACCACCGGAGCGATGGATCTGACTGGCGCTGATGTAACTGTCAGTCGCACCGCTGCGATTGTACTGGCGGGGGTGGATGCCAACGACACCCTGGTACTCAGCTGCTCCAATTCAGTGACGCAAACCGGTGCAATAATTGCTGCCTCTCTCGAGCTACTTGGGGCTGGTTCGTATACTCTAAGCAGAGACGACAATGAAGTTGCAACGCTTGCAATAAATTTAACTGGAGCTGGTCAGGGTGTGGAGTATCGCAACAGTGATACAATTTCTTTGACAATAGGTAGCGTGAACCTGACAAATGGCGTCTCTACAAACGACGGAGCAGTTGATATTCGCGCTGATGCAGGAATACATATCTCAGATGCAGCCAACAGCATTTTCAGTGGTGGAGGCAATATTCGCTTTCGCAGTCCAGTAATCCTTGAAAGAGACGTGGCTGTTGAATCTGCAGATGGAGAAATACATTTTTACAGTACTATCAACGCAGATGATTTTAGCAATGAACGTGTGTTAACCATTAACGCCGGCACTGGTAATGTGATGCTGGATGGTGCCACTGGTGCCAACCAGGCCTTGGGTCATGTCCGCCTCCTCGGTGCAGCAAGCCTGAACGGCACACCAGCCACACTGGATCTGCAGCATCAGGATCTCTACATCGATGCGCCAGGATCCGCCATAAGTCTGCAGCGCAACCTGCTTGTCAATCGGCTGGTTTTTTACCGGGGAACCATGGATAATCTGGCGGGACGCACCATCGAAACCGTAAGCGATCTGGTGGTTTTTGGCGAAAGTTATAACCCAAACGATGCCGACAGGAATCCCGACAGCCCGGGCAACATATATTTTGCTTATCCCGACGCCAACACACTGGTCTATCATCCTGGTGGACTTGGGTACACCGAGGCAACCGCAACTTTTGGTCTGTTACCTGCCGCCAACTGGGCGGTTTTCGATGACCTTGCCGGCGCCAGCTTGATTGTCGGTGCCAATCTCTACGTAAACGGGGCTGACCTAGTCGGAACCGGTGATTGGTTTCTGACAGTACAAGACAACAGCGCCGCCAATTTTTTGGACGACCCTGCGTATCCATGGGGCTTGCCATACAGTGTTGTGTTTTCCTCGCAAGTCAGTCGCTCACAGGCCAGCGGTGGTGTGATCGCTGCTGCGGTTGTAAGGGACGATGTAAACGCTGAAAACGAAGATAACCATCGGGTAACCAACGGTGGCAACAACACCCTTTATGCATGGAATGATGATCCCCTCAGCCCGACATATGGCCAGCAAACTAGCGATGGTTGGAATTTTGGACGCCCCCATATCGCCAGCGCCGAGACGGTGTATGATGACGTGATTCGCGTTACCTTTACCCAGCCAATCGCCAACTTCAACGATGAGATCTGGCAACAAATAAGCCAATTGTCAGTGCATGGTGGCGAAAGAGCCTTCTCGGGAGTATTCACCACTCTGGAGGCCAACGGGACGCTGTCGGGCAATCTTGACCCGGACTCATCGGACTACGATGAAGATGCCGACGAGCTGCTTGTGCTGTACCTGCAGGTTAACTACGATGGCAGCAACCCGGAGTACCGCTGGAATACCGACGCGACTGGTGATGGGCCAGTGAATCCTGGCAGTACCGACCGTGGTCGTCCGGGCGCAGAACCTGAACATCGCGAAACTATTCCTGACATCTCAATGCTGAAGGGAGTTTTGCGCTCGGCTGGTGGTCGTACTGCGGTGCGCAATTATAACAACAATGGGTTTGATGTGTTCAACGGTACTACTGACGAGGCCGCGCCCATCCTTGTTGCTGTAGTTGCCATGCGTGCCCCTCACCACCGGTTTGATCCGGACCAAGCAACTGAACAGCCTTGGGACGGTCGGAATTATTTTCACCTGCGGTACTCGGAGCCGGTTAATATTGGCGAAAATGCCGCATTTGCAATTGGAGCCGGTACGCCGGCAGAAAATTTTCGCGCCCAGGAAAGTTTTGGCGCTGGCGAGTGGGGCGGTCATATCCCGAACAGTGATACCGATGTGGAGGTCACGGGGTATTTTAGATATAGCGAGGTTTTCCATGGGGGCAGCAGAGACGGCAGCGCCACCATAAACAGCCTGTACCGCGCTGCACCCATGAATCCCTCTGGAGATCATGGGGTTACAATCTCGATTGCAGGGTGGAGTCAGGAGGATGACGGGCGCTGGCACTGGCTGGGATATCTGGAAGAACTATCCGACCCGGTCGGGCAACCGGTAAGCACTATTGGAAATTCTCGGATTACCGATGCAGCTGGCAATGAAATTATTGCAACCGATGACGAAAATTATGATCGTTTCCCGCTGGAGATTCGCTTTGTGACAGCGGCTAACAGTTTTGATCTGGAGTCACTTTTGCCTGGCATTGCGGATGCACAGCTTCCGCAAGGGGAACCTGCGCATGCGGAAGAGCTCGAAGGCTGGGACGTCGACCCCCCTGCCTTTGCCGTGTATACTGGTGATGGCGAAGATGCTGATGGCTCCTTCTTCGAGATCGTTGCGACCGCCGATGAAACTACCAACCTGGTTGATGGGCTCGAATTCCATATTCTGGATAATTCTCAAACGCTCTGGAACCCGCAGGAGAATCATCCGAACCAGCGGCCACATGAAGGTATTCGGGATACCAGCTGGAACTCGATCTGGAAACCGGATGGTACTGATGAATTCCTGGCATTCAGTATCGAGGAGTATGAGATTACCCCGCTGCGTAATGATGTGAATATAGATTTTACAACTGCTGTCACCAACACCCTGTTTGGTGATAATGCAATCGAGGTTGCAGATGATTCGTATTTTCGCCTCAATATTACTCCGTCCGGGCATCCCTGGGGGCTGGTTACTGAACTCTGGGTAAGCTACGACGAAAGCAAGGCCAGGATTACCGATCTGGCCGGTAATCTGCTGCGTATGCCGGATGGTATTGAGCGAATGCGGGCGATTGAGCGGACGCCGCCGCGAATCTCCCTGGCAATATTGCCGGCAGGCAGTGACCGGGTTTTCTTGCGGTTTAGTGAGCCGGTGTTCGGGTATGACGGTGAAGTTCGCAGGCCCCTTGAGGCTGATGATTTTCTTCTGAGCAGGATCGATGGAGCGCCGGTAGACGCCGTACTGGAAACCCCAGTGAGTATAGAGATTGTGCGGACTGGTCCGCCGGATTCTGACCTGGTTGATAGTATCTGGGATGTATATCTTGATCTTGGTCGGGAGGTCGAGGCCGGGGAATTGTTCGAGTTACAGATATCGGCGCAGCCTGGTCAGGTTGTTGATCTGGTGGAAAATGCCATGCTGGAAGATCGCTACAAGCGAATCACCGATATTGGTATTGGGGTAATCGAGCCGGTGTATGCCGTAGATCGTATCCGCGAGATCGAGCCGGACACCCGCACCCCGGCGGTAACGGTGTTTGACGGCAGCGAGACGATGGCTCCGGAGCGGATTACCCTGCAGTCGCAGCTGGCTGAGGGTGTGTCCAATGAATTACCGGTAATGCTGTATTGGGCGCTGGACGCACCGGCAAATCGTCGGTACGGCAGTCGCAGTCAGCTTTGGCTCCCGGTGGTGCAGCCGGGTTTGACCGATTTTCCGCTGCTGGGGGCCCGCAGCCAGGCGCCATTTGCACGCAATGGGCAGTTGCATAGCTTTCGCCTCAATGATGAGGAGATGGCATCCAGTACAGAGCTCAGTTTCGTGTTCGGTGTTGGGCACCTGTTTGCTGCCCGACTTCTGGATGAGTCTGATTATCTTGCCCTGGCTCCCTGGAGTGTTGGCTTGCGACGTCCGGTAGAGCAGCGGGCCGGGGTAACTATTCTGAACAATGTTATCAATCCTGATCGCGGCGAGAACACTATTCTGCAGTATCGGTTGGAGGATCCGGGCAATGTGACCATTCAGGTATTTAATCTGGCAGGCGATCTGATCCGGGTGCTGCATCGTGGGCCGCAAGGGACCGGAAGGCATACGGTGACCTGGGATGGTACCAACATGGGCGGGCGACCTGTGGCCCGTGGGATCTACTTTGTCCGGGTGGTAGCGCCAGGTATCGATGAGTACCGGCGGGTAATGGTAGTGCGCTGA
- a CDS encoding leucine-rich repeat domain-containing protein, protein MQRRIYGGILCVGMWLLAGALPALANTAGNTSELIADAALRQAIADELGLGAGSAIDGAVLAELETLRARDAGIRSLAGLEHAVGLRELDLRGNDVRDLQPLAGLTQLEWLSLRENPRLQDIAPLQGLTGLSYLNLNRNTRIRSIQPLQEMRQLDTLILRGVRVLHREEEQVVIAALGPMERLNLRDTGLTTVAVLLPGLDAGGYREQLDVSENPLRDSGLLIPYREQIAEFAVSGPQLGVRIRAEGGAVYGEGPYYDMDLRLMLDAEPRSFIRVYGALDIELDPEDMEFELDIDEVFLQYGLTERWRLRVGKQKMAWGQALLLDQPGDFMADVDDGAALRLDADLLDSGANRLRFTGVMHAEGSFFADGDAPEFGEFAYAGRLRGSLGWFRYGTALWYRQPHYLPLRTSGYAGGEWGDWQLMLETVAYWDRHDFPEGDGFLTASTVWSPADWKLTAEYQYDSRVLDARGQRAAVRVDLPELSGWELSLYQEHELRDTRGEFVPRAQREILPYTDLIFELPITYGDPDSRTLGAQLGLDFSLSF, encoded by the coding sequence ATGCAAAGGCGAATATACGGCGGGATACTGTGTGTCGGGATGTGGCTGCTGGCAGGGGCGCTGCCGGCCCTGGCGAACACGGCGGGGAATACATCGGAACTGATAGCGGATGCGGCACTGCGGCAGGCGATTGCGGATGAGCTGGGACTGGGCGCGGGATCGGCGATAGACGGGGCTGTGCTGGCGGAGCTGGAAACTCTGCGGGCGCGGGATGCGGGTATCCGGAGCCTGGCCGGGCTGGAGCATGCGGTGGGGCTGCGGGAGCTGGATCTCCGCGGCAATGATGTCCGGGATCTGCAGCCGTTGGCGGGTTTGACGCAGCTGGAGTGGCTGAGTCTGCGCGAGAATCCGCGACTGCAGGATATTGCACCGCTGCAGGGTCTGACCGGGTTGAGCTACCTGAACCTGAACCGCAATACCCGTATCCGGAGTATTCAGCCTCTGCAGGAGATGCGGCAGCTGGACACCCTGATTCTGCGCGGTGTGCGGGTGCTGCACCGGGAGGAGGAGCAGGTGGTTATTGCGGCGCTGGGGCCGATGGAGCGGCTGAATCTGCGGGATACCGGGCTGACGACGGTTGCGGTGCTGCTGCCGGGGCTGGATGCCGGGGGCTATCGCGAACAGCTGGATGTCAGCGAGAATCCCTTGCGTGACAGCGGGCTGCTGATCCCCTATCGCGAGCAGATTGCCGAATTTGCCGTCAGTGGACCGCAGCTGGGGGTTCGCATCCGGGCAGAGGGTGGTGCCGTTTATGGCGAGGGGCCCTACTACGACATGGATCTGCGACTGATGCTGGATGCCGAGCCGCGTTCCTTTATCCGGGTTTACGGGGCGCTGGATATCGAGCTGGATCCCGAGGATATGGAGTTCGAGCTGGATATCGATGAGGTGTTCCTGCAGTACGGGCTTACCGAGCGCTGGCGGCTGCGGGTCGGCAAGCAGAAGATGGCATGGGGGCAGGCCCTGCTGCTGGATCAGCCGGGCGACTTTATGGCAGATGTTGATGACGGGGCGGCGCTGCGTCTGGATGCCGATCTTCTGGACAGCGGGGCAAACCGATTGCGGTTTACCGGGGTGATGCATGCCGAGGGCAGCTTTTTTGCCGACGGGGATGCGCCGGAGTTCGGGGAGTTTGCCTATGCCGGGCGACTGCGCGGGAGTCTGGGCTGGTTCCGCTACGGTACTGCGCTGTGGTACCGGCAGCCGCACTATCTGCCGCTGCGCACCAGTGGCTATGCCGGGGGCGAATGGGGCGACTGGCAGCTGATGCTGGAGACGGTGGCCTACTGGGATCGCCATGATTTCCCCGAGGGCGACGGTTTTCTGACTGCCAGCACGGTCTGGTCGCCGGCCGACTGGAAACTGACAGCCGAGTATCAGTACGACAGCCGGGTGCTGGATGCGCGCGGGCAGCGGGCCGCCGTCAGGGTTGATCTGCCGGAGCTGAGCGGCTGGGAGCTGTCGCTGTATCAGGAGCATGAACTGCGGGATACCCGCGGCGAGTTTGTTCCGCGGGCTCAGCGGGAGATCCTGCCCTACACCGATCTGATATTTGAGCTGCCGATTACCTACGGAGATCCCGACAGCCGCACCCTTGGTGCGCAGCTGGGGCTGGATTTCTCGCTGAGCTTCTGA
- a CDS encoding CotH kinase family protein gives MNLFSRRCWRCVFLLAVLLLSGCDAILLGPFRATDGSYATQSGPDGPAQSDYIFDLDALPVITIRLVRDEYDQLIQNFRYNSLNEHYVRGGFSFEKNGRVDPFYGEVGVRTRGNTSRALPQIGGDSFDPNAARRNAHFRISFNSYVDGGRFYGLRNMILKWHNQDPSYAREILAYDLFNRFGVTAPRASYARVYLQVTEPDGSEIATYAYGVYAMIESVDRSFYQERFDDNLGYSWKSLYTSMGPASLTLDSIAGDRIGQEYKLGSPGENYAPIYDFKHHNPGRGVRFSDARDELEEFVRAINILEGAAFERYLRANMNVEGLLRAYAVNMMLGQWDGYWVNGNNYYLYQDSRGIWHYIPWDYDNIFGTGTAWFDEWSDIATRDIHAWGRSDQERPLMDKVMARDSLRDQLFGYIEELIDPDHGLFHAQRIAARVQSWHDNLELHSYVHPDYVEVEGASHNNHHQISDTAYASHTAYRLLDPASPENFVRLRAESARQQLDGSWEGSPELPDPGDPEPDPDWPPVQHYISPEITDDEVIFRFEHDGEVRLRGELNGWADDDPLYTLTPDNSDGNMQDLTIPRTDVLDGMRYKFYIVGSGEWITDPANPEREWSGDNNSIVRYE, from the coding sequence ATGAATCTCTTCTCGCGCCGCTGCTGGCGCTGTGTTTTTCTGCTGGCTGTTCTGCTGCTGTCCGGCTGCGATGCGATCCTGCTGGGCCCGTTTCGGGCAACCGACGGCAGTTATGCGACCCAGTCCGGACCGGACGGCCCGGCGCAGTCCGACTACATCTTCGATCTGGATGCCCTGCCGGTCATCACCATCCGGCTTGTCCGGGACGAGTATGATCAGCTGATTCAGAACTTTCGCTATAATTCGTTGAATGAGCACTATGTGCGGGGCGGGTTCAGTTTCGAGAAGAACGGCCGGGTCGATCCGTTTTACGGCGAGGTGGGGGTGCGTACCCGCGGCAACACCAGCCGGGCCCTGCCGCAGATTGGCGGGGACAGCTTTGACCCGAACGCTGCGCGGCGCAATGCCCATTTCCGGATCAGCTTTAACAGCTATGTCGATGGCGGCCGGTTCTACGGGCTGCGTAACATGATCTTGAAGTGGCACAACCAGGATCCCAGCTATGCCCGAGAGATACTGGCCTACGACCTGTTCAACCGCTTCGGGGTGACGGCGCCCCGGGCGTCCTATGCCCGGGTATATCTGCAGGTAACCGAACCGGACGGCAGCGAGATCGCCACCTATGCCTACGGGGTGTATGCCATGATCGAGTCGGTTGACCGCTCCTTTTACCAGGAACGGTTCGATGACAATCTCGGCTACAGCTGGAAGAGTCTGTATACCTCGATGGGGCCGGCCAGCCTGACCCTGGACTCAATCGCCGGCGACCGGATCGGACAGGAGTACAAGCTGGGGTCTCCCGGCGAGAACTATGCCCCGATATACGACTTCAAGCATCACAACCCCGGGCGAGGGGTGCGGTTTTCCGATGCCCGGGACGAGCTGGAAGAGTTTGTACGGGCGATCAATATCCTGGAAGGGGCCGCGTTCGAGCGCTATCTGCGAGCCAACATGAATGTCGAGGGGCTGCTTCGTGCCTATGCCGTGAACATGATGCTCGGGCAGTGGGACGGCTACTGGGTAAACGGCAACAACTACTATCTGTATCAGGACTCCCGGGGTATCTGGCACTACATCCCCTGGGATTATGACAATATCTTTGGTACCGGTACCGCCTGGTTTGATGAGTGGAGCGATATTGCCACCCGCGACATCCATGCCTGGGGCAGATCGGATCAGGAACGCCCCCTTATGGACAAGGTTATGGCTCGCGACAGCCTGAGAGATCAGCTGTTCGGCTATATTGAAGAGCTGATAGACCCGGATCACGGGCTGTTTCATGCGCAGCGGATTGCAGCCCGGGTTCAGTCCTGGCACGACAACCTGGAGCTGCACAGCTATGTTCATCCGGATTATGTAGAGGTGGAAGGTGCCTCCCACAATAACCATCACCAGATCAGCGATACTGCGTACGCCTCGCATACCGCCTATCGGCTGCTGGACCCTGCATCCCCCGAGAACTTTGTGCGCCTGCGGGCAGAGTCTGCCCGGCAGCAGCTGGACGGCAGCTGGGAGGGCTCACCGGAGCTGCCCGATCCCGGGGATCCGGAGCCGGATCCCGACTGGCCGCCGGTGCAACACTATATCAGTCCGGAGATAACCGACGATGAGGTGATCTTTCGCTTTGAGCATGACGGCGAGGTCCGGCTGCGCGGTGAACTGAACGGCTGGGCGGATGACGACCCCCTGTACACCCTGACGCCGGATAATTCCGACGGCAACATGCAGGATCTCACGATACCCCGGACCGATGTTCTGGACGGCATGCGCTATAAATTCTACATTGTCGGCAGTGGGGAATGGATTACCGACCCGGCCAACCCGGAGCGCGAGTGGAGTGGTGATAATAACTCGATCGTTCGCTATGAATGA